In Vicia villosa cultivar HV-30 ecotype Madison, WI unplaced genomic scaffold, Vvil1.0 ctg.000393F_1_1, whole genome shotgun sequence, a single genomic region encodes these proteins:
- the LOC131627651 gene encoding germin-like protein 8-14: MKMILIILYVVALLSYTSDANSYTNDFCVANLAYSKTPSGYPCKSETIVTENDFTFSGLVAQSLKSPFNVGYKAATVNYLPGLNGLGISASRVDFGINGTVPMHFHPDATELTIIVEGVVTAGFITPTNVYVKTLKAGDVFVIPKGLLHFKFNSGPGKALTFSGFSSDNPRVHILDRLLFGNNLETHTIEKTTLLDENQIKKLKAQFGGTG, translated from the coding sequence ATGAAGATGATTCTCATTATTCTTTATGTTGTTGCTCTTCTTTCGTATACTTCCGATGCTAATTCTTATACCAATGATTTTTGTGTTGCAAACTTAGCATattcaaaaaccccttcaggcTATCCATGCAAGTCAGAAACCATTGTAACCGAGAATGATTTCACATTCTCAGGTTTGGTAGCTCAAAGCTTAAAAAGCCCTTTTAATGTTGGATATAAAGCTGCAACTGTAAATTATTTACCAGGTCTCAATGGACTTGGTATTTCTGCATCAAGAGTTGATTTTGGTATAAATGGAACTGTACCAATGCATTTTCATCCCGACGCAACCGAATTAACAATTATTGTTGAAGGTGTCGTTACTGCTGGATTTATTACACCAACAAATGTTTATGTGAAAACTCTTAAAGCTGGTGATGTTTTCGTTATTCCAAAAGGACTTttgcattttaaatttaactCGGGTCCTGGAAAAGCTCTTACTTTTTCTGGTTTTAGTAGCGATAATCCTAGAGTGCATATCCTCGATAGGTTACTATTTGGTAACAATTTAGAAACTCACACAATTGAAAAGACTACTCTCCTTGACGAAAATCAAATTAAGAAGCTTAAGGCTCAGTTTGGTGGTACTGGCTAG